A stretch of the uncultured Trichococcus sp. genome encodes the following:
- the infC gene encoding translation initiation factor IF-3 — MMVNDGIRARELRIIGSDGEQLGVKSKSDALQIAEAANLDLVLVSPNANPPVARIMDYGKFRFDQQKREREARKNQKVVSLKEVRLSPSIDENDFQTKLRNARKFLEKGDKVKASIRFKGRAITHKEIGQRVLDRLASELTDVSTIESHPKMDGRSMFLMLAPKADK; from the coding sequence ATGATGGTTAACGACGGCATCCGTGCCCGCGAACTGCGCATTATCGGTAGTGACGGCGAGCAACTAGGAGTCAAATCGAAAAGTGATGCATTGCAGATTGCAGAAGCAGCTAATTTGGATTTAGTTTTGGTATCGCCAAATGCAAACCCGCCCGTTGCCCGTATTATGGATTACGGTAAGTTCCGTTTCGATCAACAAAAACGTGAACGTGAAGCCCGTAAAAACCAAAAAGTGGTAAGCCTTAAAGAAGTACGCTTGAGTCCTTCCATCGACGAAAATGATTTTCAAACGAAATTGCGGAATGCTCGCAAATTCTTGGAAAAAGGTGACAAAGTGAAAGCATCGATCCGATTCAAAGGACGTGCGATCACCCACAAAGAAATCGGACAAAGGGTCCTTGATCGCCTTGCATCTGAGCTTACTGACGTTTCGACGATTGAATCTCATCCTAAAATGGACGGAAGAAGCATGTTCTTGATGTTGGCACCCAAAGCCGATAAATAA
- the folK gene encoding 2-amino-4-hydroxy-6-hydroxymethyldihydropteridine diphosphokinase, whose protein sequence is MPTVYIALGTNLEPRATHLEKALELFRSLPDVEVKRVSSVYESKPVGYLDQPDFLNLVFEAETDLLPLDLLDSCQSIEQELGRVRTIRFGPRTLDVDIVLYGAESIEEERLIVPHPRMQERSFVLLPLQELNPEFVVPEWNKTINELVAGLPSKDLEEIWKYASES, encoded by the coding sequence ATGCCTACCGTGTACATCGCATTGGGCACGAATCTCGAACCGCGTGCTACCCATCTCGAAAAAGCCTTGGAGCTTTTCCGCTCCTTGCCTGATGTGGAAGTGAAACGCGTATCTTCCGTTTATGAATCTAAACCAGTAGGCTACCTCGACCAGCCGGATTTCCTGAACCTAGTGTTCGAAGCGGAAACAGACTTGTTGCCGTTGGATTTGTTGGACAGCTGCCAAAGCATCGAACAGGAGCTTGGGAGAGTGCGTACCATCCGCTTCGGTCCGCGCACCTTGGATGTCGACATTGTTTTGTACGGAGCGGAGAGTATCGAAGAAGAACGGCTGATTGTGCCGCATCCAAGGATGCAGGAGCGTTCTTTCGTGCTGTTGCCGCTGCAGGAACTGAATCCGGAATTTGTCGTTCCGGAATGGAACAAGACCATCAACGAGCTGGTAGCGGGCTTGCCTTCGAAGGATCTCGAAGAAATCTGGAAATACGCATCGGAATCCTGA
- the folB gene encoding dihydroneopterin aldolase, translating to MDKIYLNNLQFYAFHGLNAEEKVLGQRFNVDVVLHTDTKKAGYSDKMEDSIHYGHAYKAVKAVVEGENFNLIEALAEHIALALFARFDGLQACQVKVIKPDPPIVGHYDSVAVEIYREREGS from the coding sequence TTGGATAAAATCTATTTGAATAATCTGCAGTTCTATGCTTTTCATGGATTGAATGCGGAAGAAAAAGTGCTGGGACAACGCTTCAACGTAGATGTTGTGCTGCACACCGATACAAAAAAGGCCGGCTACAGCGACAAAATGGAAGATTCGATCCATTACGGACATGCCTACAAAGCCGTCAAAGCGGTAGTGGAGGGCGAAAACTTCAACCTGATCGAAGCTTTGGCCGAGCATATCGCCCTCGCTTTGTTTGCGCGCTTCGACGGGCTGCAGGCTTGCCAGGTGAAAGTGATCAAGCCGGATCCTCCGATCGTCGGCCATTATGATTCCGTTGCGGTTGAAATCTACCGCGAAAGGGAAGGGAGCTAA
- the folP gene encoding dihydropteroate synthase, whose amino-acid sequence MKLTTKTKVYDLSQRSYIMGILNVTPDSFSDGGEWNTVEKAVAHALEMVADGADIIDIGGESTRPGHTQISDEEEIARIVPVIEALRKAVDVPLSIDTYKSAVARAACEAGVDIINDIWGCKYDPEIAEVAAAFDVPIILMHNREKPDYAFLIEDMLADLAESVRIAVSAGVKRENIILDPGCGFGKTYEDNLNVVHHLKRFAELGYPVLLGTSRKRFIGTALGDIPFKERDLGTAATTALGIVNGAQLFRVHNVKANAEMARMMDIMLKKGESPIG is encoded by the coding sequence TTGAAATTAACGACAAAGACGAAGGTATATGATCTGTCGCAGCGCAGTTATATCATGGGAATCCTGAATGTAACGCCTGATTCATTTTCCGATGGCGGGGAGTGGAACACGGTCGAAAAAGCTGTTGCCCACGCGCTGGAGATGGTTGCTGATGGCGCCGATATCATCGACATCGGCGGGGAATCCACTCGTCCTGGTCACACGCAGATATCTGATGAAGAGGAGATTGCGCGGATTGTACCGGTCATTGAAGCGCTGAGAAAGGCGGTCGATGTGCCGCTTTCGATCGATACCTACAAGTCGGCGGTCGCTCGTGCGGCTTGCGAAGCCGGCGTCGATATCATCAATGACATTTGGGGCTGCAAGTACGATCCCGAAATCGCAGAGGTGGCAGCCGCATTTGATGTGCCGATCATTTTGATGCACAACCGGGAAAAACCGGATTATGCTTTTTTGATCGAAGATATGCTGGCTGATCTGGCAGAGAGTGTGCGGATCGCAGTGTCAGCAGGCGTCAAAAGGGAAAACATCATCCTCGATCCCGGCTGCGGATTCGGGAAAACCTATGAAGACAATCTGAACGTGGTCCACCATCTGAAGCGGTTTGCGGAACTCGGTTACCCAGTGCTGCTGGGAACTTCCCGCAAACGGTTCATCGGAACGGCGCTGGGGGATATCCCTTTCAAGGAGCGCGATCTCGGGACAGCCGCAACGACGGCATTAGGCATCGTGAACGGTGCCCAGCTGTTCCGCGTGCACAATGTGAAAGCCAACGCGGAAATGGCACGGATGATGGATATCATGTTGAAAAAAGGAGAGAGCCCGATTGGATAA
- the folE gene encoding GTP cyclohydrolase I FolE — MDLEKIETAVQMILEAIGEDPNRSGLQDTPKRVARMYAEIFSGLEKDPADHAKVVFHEDTDEIVLVKDIPFYSTCEHHLVPFFGVGHIAYMPKDGQVIGLSKLARILDEVSKKPQIQERITTTVADILMEHLEPQGVMVVLEAEHMCMTMRGVKKPGSKTVTSAVRGGFKQSFKSRSEVLELIKL; from the coding sequence ATGGATTTAGAAAAGATAGAAACTGCCGTCCAAATGATTTTGGAGGCGATAGGGGAAGATCCGAACCGCTCAGGGTTGCAGGATACACCGAAACGGGTGGCACGCATGTATGCGGAAATTTTTTCCGGACTCGAGAAAGATCCTGCCGATCACGCTAAGGTGGTTTTCCATGAGGATACTGACGAAATCGTGTTAGTGAAGGATATTCCTTTCTATTCGACTTGCGAACATCATCTGGTTCCTTTTTTCGGTGTGGGGCATATCGCTTACATGCCAAAGGATGGACAAGTGATCGGTTTGAGCAAGCTTGCGCGTATTCTGGATGAGGTCAGCAAAAAGCCGCAGATCCAGGAACGGATCACGACGACGGTTGCGGATATTCTGATGGAGCATCTGGAACCGCAGGGCGTCATGGTCGTTTTGGAAGCCGAGCATATGTGCATGACCATGCGCGGCGTGAAAAAACCGGGCAGCAAGACTGTGACATCCGCAGTCCGTGGTGGATTCAAACAATCATTCAAATCCAGAAGTGAAGTACTGGAATTGATCAAACTTTAG